Proteins co-encoded in one Erwinia sp. genomic window:
- the pksR gene encoding Polyketide synthase PksR (ID:JIFNMEKO_01482;~source:Prodigal:2.6) — protein sequence MDLSLLEEEDRCVDALHQHYVSQMLQHMQLLQRPQEYFSIHQLMKLAGIPLRYRELMQRLLRDLSASGALQQSWRNGELCYSELSLAEINVDDWLTRMRAAGYSHLAQLIARTGPQLGAMLRGDVDPVSVVFPAASTADVEHMYREQPWSRYFNAIAAATMATLASHSEQPIAILEIGAGTGGTSHGILQALPEGSCEHYSYTDLGPLFLQRAREKFSAYSFINYLPFDMEQPALQQSLPRQQYDAIVAANVLHNSADLRQMLRNLKSVLKPGGLLLMREITAPKKLFDFVFGALVPPISDSVLRHGELFASQQDWQAALEDAGFVQSAAFPASDQPAAALGEQIIVARIASEQATISSCSSPAVQSTLTVSIASDLPDHQWSEQQMLNAALKALKRDHPVRLSHVQWYCDPQGASDPLTVSLFQQTHSIEAVSEGRLLFTAQLSAARVNSVDVVPRSRHLTQPWRQQGALYHWQWQPVVLPQSGTQLPWQILQVPASSERQESFFNQLQLQLASGNDLLLSASGLLHAKDTEHAASWLPGLLTVARHEYPQRKITLIDSGDLALDESLVARLLVCDADQLRWQDGGWYSAQLQYLQPAQAITHSTGCHVLVGGLSPLGLVLAQQLADQGAEKLVLLVRRVPQIDQQLQLEALRERGVSVIIDHEADIHDIHSFSNALARLAAHHLPIDTVWHLAGEANDMPIARLDWHTLQQTLSIRLSAAQLLDRWQDRLQPAHTVYYSSAATVLGPHGQAAHAAACGALEMLAQQRCMRGHDTLAVAWGYWQITESASAALVAKLAEGGMAALESRSALGLLNAARGGDQSVVTAMDVDWQKLARSALTADKYCFAALLNQSDADRAAHCAPQSSTASASVAPSEQPLERYVRETLAQQLNCDEQLIKPESNLV from the coding sequence TTGGATTTGTCTCTGCTGGAAGAGGAAGACCGTTGTGTCGATGCTCTGCATCAGCATTATGTCAGCCAGATGCTGCAACATATGCAGTTACTGCAACGACCGCAAGAATATTTCAGTATCCACCAGCTGATGAAGCTGGCGGGTATTCCTTTACGCTATCGTGAACTGATGCAGCGTCTGTTGCGCGACCTCTCAGCCAGTGGTGCGCTGCAGCAAAGCTGGCGGAATGGTGAATTATGCTACAGCGAGCTGTCTCTCGCGGAGATTAATGTTGATGATTGGCTAACGCGTATGCGCGCCGCTGGCTACAGCCACCTGGCACAGCTGATCGCGCGTACCGGGCCACAGCTTGGCGCGATGCTGCGCGGTGATGTTGATCCGGTGAGCGTGGTTTTCCCTGCGGCCTCTACCGCCGATGTCGAGCATATGTACCGGGAACAGCCCTGGTCACGTTACTTTAACGCGATAGCCGCTGCGACGATGGCCACTCTGGCGAGTCACAGTGAACAGCCGATCGCTATTCTGGAAATTGGTGCGGGTACCGGAGGTACCAGCCACGGGATTTTGCAGGCACTACCGGAGGGCAGTTGCGAGCACTATAGCTACACCGATCTTGGCCCGCTGTTCCTTCAGCGGGCGCGAGAGAAGTTTTCCGCATACTCGTTTATCAATTATCTGCCGTTTGATATGGAACAGCCTGCACTGCAGCAGTCGCTTCCGCGCCAACAATATGATGCGATTGTCGCTGCGAATGTGCTGCACAACTCGGCGGATTTACGCCAGATGTTACGTAATTTGAAAAGCGTACTAAAACCGGGCGGTTTGCTGCTGATGCGTGAAATTACCGCGCCGAAAAAGCTGTTTGACTTCGTTTTTGGTGCGCTGGTGCCGCCGATTAGCGATAGCGTCTTGCGTCATGGTGAGCTCTTTGCGTCCCAGCAAGACTGGCAGGCGGCATTAGAGGATGCCGGGTTTGTTCAGAGTGCCGCCTTCCCTGCGTCAGATCAACCAGCAGCAGCGCTCGGTGAGCAGATTATTGTTGCGCGTATTGCGAGCGAGCAAGCAACAATATCGTCCTGCTCATCGCCAGCGGTGCAAAGCACCCTGACTGTCAGTATCGCCAGCGATTTGCCGGACCACCAGTGGTCAGAACAGCAGATGCTGAATGCTGCACTGAAGGCGCTGAAACGTGATCACCCTGTTCGTCTCAGTCATGTCCAGTGGTACTGTGATCCACAAGGTGCAAGCGATCCGCTCACTGTTAGCCTGTTTCAGCAGACGCACAGTATAGAAGCAGTGAGTGAGGGACGGTTGTTGTTCACGGCTCAGCTCAGTGCGGCTCGTGTTAACAGTGTCGACGTTGTGCCGCGTTCCCGGCACCTGACCCAGCCCTGGCGGCAACAAGGCGCACTGTATCACTGGCAATGGCAACCCGTTGTGCTGCCGCAAAGCGGTACTCAGCTGCCATGGCAGATTCTGCAGGTTCCAGCCAGCAGCGAGCGACAGGAAAGTTTCTTTAATCAGTTACAGCTTCAGCTTGCCAGCGGTAACGATTTGTTGTTGTCTGCGTCGGGTTTGTTGCATGCGAAGGATACCGAACATGCGGCCAGCTGGTTACCAGGTCTGCTGACCGTCGCGCGTCATGAGTACCCTCAACGCAAAATCACATTAATCGACAGCGGCGACCTGGCGCTGGACGAATCACTGGTGGCAAGATTACTGGTCTGTGACGCGGACCAGCTGCGCTGGCAGGATGGGGGCTGGTACAGCGCACAGTTACAGTATTTGCAGCCAGCGCAGGCTATCACCCACAGCACGGGTTGTCATGTACTGGTCGGTGGTCTGTCGCCTTTGGGGTTGGTACTGGCACAACAGCTCGCTGATCAGGGTGCGGAAAAACTCGTATTGCTGGTACGTCGGGTGCCACAGATTGATCAACAGTTGCAATTGGAGGCGCTGCGTGAACGTGGTGTCAGTGTCATTATCGATCATGAAGCTGATATCCACGATATCCACTCTTTCAGCAATGCTCTGGCACGTCTGGCGGCACACCATTTGCCAATTGACACAGTGTGGCATCTGGCTGGTGAGGCGAATGATATGCCTATTGCGCGTCTTGACTGGCATACCCTGCAGCAGACGCTGAGTATCCGCCTGAGTGCGGCACAGTTGCTTGATCGCTGGCAGGATCGCCTGCAACCTGCGCATACTGTTTACTACTCTTCCGCTGCCACGGTACTTGGACCTCATGGGCAGGCAGCTCATGCGGCCGCTTGTGGTGCACTGGAAATGCTGGCTCAGCAGCGCTGCATGCGCGGTCACGATACGCTGGCGGTTGCCTGGGGTTACTGGCAGATAACCGAATCGGCTTCAGCGGCACTGGTCGCTAAACTGGCTGAAGGCGGTATGGCGGCACTGGAGAGTCGCAGCGCTCTGGGGCTGCTTAATGCGGCTCGTGGTGGCGATCAGTCAGTCGTTACTGCAATGGATGTTGACTGGCAAAAACTGGCACGCAGTGCACTGACTGCCGATAAATATTGCTTTGCGGCGTTGCTGAATCAGTCTGATGCTGATAGAGCGGCTCATTGTGCACCGCAGAGTAGCACGGCCAGTGCTTCTGTGGCGCCGTCAGAGCAGCCACTGGAGCGTTATGTGCGCGAAACGCTGGCGCAGCAACTTAACTGCGATGAGCAACTGATTAAGCCGGAAAGTAACCTGGTATAG
- the pksN gene encoding Polyketide synthase PksN (ID:JIFNMEKO_01483;~source:Prodigal:2.6) → MVTPCPLLLSAQAAVSRVRHLFFEFWRRIADGEELISRFDADALQRAGVDPSLLKRPDYVPAASVVEDADLFEWQFFGYSRQEAENIDPQQRLSLMCAWEALEMAGYASSTLTARTGVIGSSRMSTYQLSQRQDAQQIASPQVFQKLMGNDKDYLATRVAYKLGLRGPAYTVQTACSSSLIAIHLACEAIASGDAEMMLAGGASLSFPQQAGYFYRQGMIFSADGHCRPFDAEANGTLVGNGAAVVLLKRLDRAIADGDPILAVIRGTAINNDGNDKAGYTAPSLSGQRDVIRDALAMADIDADTIGLVEAHGTATPLGDPLKISALTEAWSPQPQQTAIGSLKSNVGHLDTAAGVASMLKAGLAIWQRQIPPSLNFSQPNPAIDFASTPFYVPQQLKPWHSETPHRAAVSSFGIGGSNAHAILEAAPQMDASRDNDRPLHLLLSARSEKSLYALVQQYVVRLSDREASFDMLAYAATSFYHRSLFNYRLLLSASDIDGWLSLLLDIGDGVANLQQVNSDAGIVAYCVSNGTRLTAELQTQLGQKMPEWHGLITNSEQRSLLPVTPFDGERCWH, encoded by the coding sequence ATGGTGACACCCTGCCCATTGCTATTATCGGCGCAGGCTGCCGTTTCCCGCGTGCGGCATCTGTTTTTTGAATTCTGGCGCCGCATTGCGGATGGTGAGGAGTTAATTTCTCGTTTCGATGCCGATGCGCTGCAGAGAGCAGGTGTCGACCCGTCATTGCTCAAACGTCCGGATTATGTGCCAGCTGCCTCCGTGGTGGAAGATGCTGACCTTTTTGAGTGGCAGTTCTTTGGTTATTCGCGCCAGGAAGCAGAAAATATCGATCCGCAGCAGCGGTTGTCCCTGATGTGTGCGTGGGAAGCTCTGGAAATGGCAGGTTACGCCTCCTCTACCCTCACTGCACGAACGGGGGTAATTGGTTCATCCCGTATGAGTACTTACCAGCTGTCGCAGCGTCAGGATGCACAGCAGATTGCTTCACCTCAGGTATTTCAGAAACTGATGGGGAACGACAAAGATTATCTGGCGACACGCGTTGCTTATAAACTCGGTCTGCGGGGCCCTGCGTATACTGTACAGACCGCCTGCTCCAGCTCCCTGATCGCCATTCACCTGGCCTGTGAAGCGATCGCCAGTGGCGATGCGGAGATGATGCTGGCCGGTGGTGCAAGCCTCAGTTTTCCGCAACAGGCAGGTTATTTCTATCGTCAGGGCATGATCTTTTCTGCCGATGGTCACTGTCGGCCTTTTGACGCCGAAGCCAACGGCACGCTGGTCGGCAACGGTGCGGCGGTAGTACTGCTGAAGCGACTGGATCGCGCTATTGCGGATGGCGACCCCATTCTTGCAGTCATTCGCGGTACTGCGATTAATAACGATGGTAATGATAAAGCCGGTTACACTGCACCCTCCCTAAGCGGACAGCGCGATGTTATCCGTGATGCGCTCGCGATGGCAGATATTGATGCTGATACCATCGGCCTTGTGGAAGCTCACGGTACCGCAACGCCGCTCGGTGACCCGCTGAAAATCAGCGCACTGACTGAAGCCTGGTCCCCCCAGCCACAACAGACGGCCATTGGCTCCCTGAAAAGTAATGTTGGCCATCTTGATACCGCGGCTGGTGTTGCCAGTATGCTGAAAGCAGGACTGGCAATCTGGCAGCGCCAGATTCCGCCAAGTCTCAATTTCTCTCAGCCTAACCCAGCGATTGACTTTGCCTCGACACCCTTTTACGTGCCGCAGCAACTGAAGCCGTGGCACTCAGAAACACCACACCGTGCTGCCGTCAGCTCGTTTGGTATTGGTGGCAGCAATGCGCATGCGATTCTTGAAGCTGCACCCCAGATGGATGCCAGCCGCGACAACGATCGACCGCTGCATCTGCTGCTCTCTGCGCGTAGTGAGAAAAGTTTGTACGCGCTGGTACAGCAGTACGTGGTGCGCCTTAGCGACCGCGAAGCCAGTTTTGATATGCTGGCGTACGCCGCCACCAGTTTTTACCACCGTTCGCTGTTTAATTATCGGCTGCTACTCAGTGCCAGTGATATTGATGGCTGGCTCTCACTGCTGTTAGATATCGGAGATGGAGTTGCGAATCTGCAGCAGGTGAATAGTGATGCCGGGATTGTTGCATATTGTGTTAGCAACGGTACGAGACTAACGGCTGAGCTGCAGACACAGCTGGGACAGAAAATGCCGGAATGGCATGGACTAATCACCAACTCAGAGCAGAGATCTTTATTGCCGGTAACCCCATTTGATGGTGAGCGCTGCTGGCATTAG
- the mbtB_1 gene encoding Phenyloxazoline synthase MbtB (ID:JIFNMEKO_01484;~source:Prodigal:2.6) has protein sequence MIAAARDLLAEQPLCPSVVELQQFWRLIDQLGERIIADTLAVAGDTVVNPAAEYRSLMQQWQAVQRSTPEWKTLLSQAASAGLPREALLRLQSGAADRLRILRGEASAMELFYSDDDALSPEQLTQVNPLSAPIINALANLIRLLTQQLGRTPRILELGGRSGVATHALLAQLMDVKLEYHFTDASRLLVQQAKTRLSASAHPLYFSVLDSEQPLIQQGANRHHYDLVLAFNALHRSHNVPRLLQRIASLLRPGGWLLAPEMTRNSTFQLATVALLEAGYSQLEDSRRENGLPLFSATQWQQQLAQQGYIHQAALSMPQLDNSGMHLVMAQMPASLWQFTPTKLSDYLGTLLPGYMVPQILIELDTLPLSPTGKVARALLPRPHSDDKVSSGHSAPQWQGMDARLASLWAALLDGDIPAAETHFFESGGDSLTAVRLVEKIRHQLQRQVALRDLFVCPRFADFAVKVAAAPLWEEEQQEWQMDDAQCYQPFPLTDVQQAYWVGRQSGLTLSGVSTHLYVEIDIDDLSHHALQHAWQQLVLRHEMLRAVIDDAGYQRVLPDVPEYQITCQDLRHASITELEQWEQQVRGDLSHEVHDTSRWPLFSVRAGQLTDQRIRLSISLDNLICDGRSMVMLLSEWAQLARQPESTLPPLTIRFRDYVLAQEKWPQRASWNNALSYWLDRLESLPAGPLLPLAQQPEKLTTTHFIRREARLGEEHWSQLRQRATDAGITPNALLLTVWSLVLANWSAEPHFTLNLTLFQRPDIHPQLPLLVGDFTSLSLLACDMQGDADFLRRATVLQQQLWDDLSHSEVSAVRVLREAARRRGRVDALVMPVVFTSGLGIDAQGSDRSVAADWLGEFGWSVSQTPQVWIDHQVVERRGELVFSWDCIDALFPAGMVDEMFASYRELLSGLAVCDDLWQQNLTALLPVNRWQTLASQPLTETANDSQPDVRVHESHSDALSELICQQLQQIAGLDTVPENSNFFEAGATSLHLIRLRQQLQQQLKIPLPIVELFNRPNARALSNWLTCQQETAAEQSSRDIAERRQARQRRRQLRQR, from the coding sequence TTGATCGCCGCTGCCCGTGACCTGTTGGCGGAGCAACCACTTTGCCCATCTGTCGTTGAGTTGCAACAGTTTTGGCGGCTGATCGATCAGCTTGGCGAACGTATTATTGCCGATACGCTCGCTGTGGCGGGTGATACTGTGGTAAACCCTGCGGCTGAATATCGATCGCTGATGCAACAATGGCAGGCGGTGCAGCGCAGTACGCCGGAGTGGAAAACGTTGTTGAGTCAGGCAGCTTCTGCCGGACTACCGCGTGAGGCGCTGCTGCGTCTGCAGAGTGGTGCAGCCGATCGTCTGCGTATTCTGCGTGGTGAAGCCAGTGCCATGGAACTGTTTTACAGCGACGATGATGCCCTATCACCGGAACAGCTGACACAGGTCAATCCGCTCAGTGCGCCGATCATCAATGCACTGGCTAACCTGATTCGTCTTCTGACGCAACAACTGGGACGCACGCCGCGTATTCTGGAGCTGGGAGGACGCAGCGGCGTGGCAACGCACGCGCTGCTGGCGCAACTGATGGATGTGAAGCTGGAGTATCACTTCACCGATGCATCACGTCTGTTGGTTCAGCAGGCAAAAACGCGTCTCAGTGCATCTGCCCATCCGCTTTATTTCAGCGTGCTGGACAGTGAACAGCCGCTTATTCAGCAGGGCGCCAATCGTCACCACTACGATCTGGTTCTGGCATTTAACGCGCTGCATCGTAGTCATAATGTGCCGCGTTTGTTACAACGTATAGCCAGCCTGCTGCGTCCCGGCGGCTGGTTACTGGCACCGGAAATGACGCGCAATAGTACTTTCCAGCTCGCCACCGTAGCATTACTGGAGGCGGGCTACAGTCAGCTGGAAGATAGTCGTCGTGAGAATGGCTTGCCGCTATTCAGTGCGACACAGTGGCAGCAGCAGCTGGCGCAACAAGGCTATATCCACCAGGCTGCATTGTCGATGCCGCAGCTGGACAATAGCGGCATGCATCTGGTGATGGCACAGATGCCGGCTAGTCTGTGGCAATTTACGCCAACCAAACTCAGTGACTATCTGGGAACGCTGCTGCCGGGTTATATGGTGCCGCAAATCCTGATTGAGCTGGATACACTGCCGCTCAGTCCGACCGGTAAAGTTGCACGTGCCTTGCTACCACGTCCGCACAGCGACGACAAGGTGTCATCGGGTCATTCTGCGCCACAATGGCAGGGAATGGACGCCCGTCTTGCTTCACTGTGGGCCGCGCTGCTCGACGGTGATATCCCCGCCGCTGAAACACATTTTTTTGAATCTGGTGGCGACAGCCTGACGGCGGTTCGTCTGGTGGAGAAAATCCGCCATCAGCTACAACGTCAGGTGGCGCTGCGTGATCTGTTTGTTTGTCCACGGTTCGCCGATTTTGCCGTCAAAGTCGCTGCAGCCCCGTTGTGGGAAGAGGAACAGCAAGAGTGGCAGATGGATGATGCTCAGTGTTATCAGCCATTCCCGCTTACTGATGTGCAGCAGGCGTATTGGGTTGGCCGTCAGAGCGGCCTGACGCTTAGTGGTGTTTCCACCCATCTGTATGTGGAAATTGACATTGACGATCTTAGCCATCATGCGCTGCAACACGCCTGGCAGCAGCTGGTGCTGCGTCACGAAATGCTGCGTGCAGTGATCGATGATGCGGGGTATCAACGGGTACTGCCTGACGTGCCAGAATATCAGATTACCTGTCAGGACCTGCGTCATGCCAGTATCACTGAGCTCGAACAGTGGGAACAGCAGGTGCGTGGCGATCTCAGTCATGAGGTGCATGACACTTCGCGCTGGCCATTGTTTAGCGTGCGAGCCGGGCAGTTAACCGACCAGCGTATTCGTCTATCCATCAGTCTTGATAATCTTATCTGTGATGGTCGCTCCATGGTGATGCTGCTCTCGGAATGGGCGCAGCTGGCGCGTCAACCGGAAAGCACGTTACCGCCGTTGACTATTCGTTTCCGCGACTATGTCCTCGCTCAGGAGAAGTGGCCGCAACGCGCCAGCTGGAACAACGCACTTAGCTATTGGCTGGACCGTCTGGAGTCGCTGCCTGCCGGCCCGTTGTTGCCGCTGGCGCAGCAGCCGGAAAAACTGACAACTACACATTTTATCCGGCGTGAAGCTCGCCTTGGTGAAGAACACTGGAGCCAGCTGCGTCAGCGCGCCACCGATGCGGGCATCACGCCAAATGCGCTGCTGTTGACAGTATGGAGCCTTGTGCTGGCAAACTGGAGCGCGGAACCGCATTTCACCCTCAATCTGACGTTATTCCAACGCCCGGATATTCATCCGCAGCTCCCCCTGCTGGTTGGGGATTTTACCTCACTGAGCTTACTGGCCTGCGATATGCAAGGTGATGCCGATTTCCTTCGACGTGCCACCGTATTGCAACAACAGTTGTGGGATGACCTCAGTCACAGTGAAGTTTCTGCTGTACGTGTGCTACGTGAAGCAGCACGTCGAAGAGGTCGTGTTGATGCGCTGGTGATGCCAGTGGTGTTCACCAGCGGACTCGGCATTGATGCACAGGGGAGCGACCGAAGTGTCGCTGCCGACTGGTTGGGTGAGTTTGGCTGGAGCGTCAGCCAGACACCGCAGGTGTGGATTGACCATCAGGTAGTGGAGCGACGTGGGGAGTTGGTTTTCAGCTGGGACTGCATTGATGCGCTATTTCCTGCAGGGATGGTCGACGAGATGTTCGCAAGCTACCGTGAATTACTGAGCGGACTGGCGGTGTGTGACGACCTCTGGCAACAAAATCTTACTGCCCTGCTGCCGGTTAACCGGTGGCAGACGCTTGCCTCGCAGCCACTGACAGAAACCGCGAATGACAGCCAGCCGGATGTTCGAGTGCATGAGAGTCACAGTGATGCGTTGAGCGAGCTGATTTGTCAGCAACTGCAGCAGATCGCCGGACTCGATACGGTGCCGGAAAACAGTAACTTTTTTGAAGCGGGTGCAACCTCGCTGCACTTGATCCGTCTGCGTCAACAGTTGCAGCAACAACTGAAGATCCCGCTACCAATAGTGGAGCTGTTTAACCGTCCTAATGCACGAGCACTGTCAAACTGGCTTACGTGTCAGCAGGAGACGGCAGCAGAACAAAGTAGTCGGGATATTGCTGAACGGCGTCAGGCACGTCAACGTCGTCGCCAGCTACGGCAACGTTGA
- the angR gene encoding Anguibactin system regulator (ID:JIFNMEKO_01485;~source:Prodigal:2.6): MWLDHQASEQDGALVYNWDAVDNLFQPGVLDAMFDAYALLLEQLADSDTLWQQPLPALLPLAQQQVRQAINDTAAPLYEGTLDGLFFQRAAEQPTATALVSSEGRWSYQQLSEWSMGIAGQLRAAEVKPGDRVAVIMHKGAAQIASCLAIQATGAAYVPLSADTPVARLQTIISGSDIRVLLTQPEYQAQLTCMASTDEHADDTKRVNPLFVTLVVDAAEPVCGDTLPVTGLQATDAAYVIYTSGSTGVPKGVLIDHRGAVNTVLDINQRFGITASDSVIGLSALWFDLSVWDIFGTLAAGGTLVLPEADATRDPARWLSLIKSDNVTAWNSVPALLDLLLAEADYHQHALAGLRCVFLSGDWIPLNLPARLQHHAPEATLVAMGGATEASIWSNWFIVGEVQPQWNSIPYGYPLTNQAYHVLDCHLRDRPDYVTGDLFIAGCGVALGYENDAERTAASFIEHRGERLYRTGDLARYWPDGTLEFLGRCDNQVKIAGNRIELGEIEAALQQHPAIRDAVVDTIDNAHGEKRLAA, from the coding sequence GTGTGGCTCGATCATCAGGCCAGCGAGCAGGATGGCGCGCTGGTATACAACTGGGATGCTGTTGATAACCTGTTCCAGCCCGGAGTGCTGGATGCAATGTTTGATGCTTATGCCCTACTGCTTGAGCAACTGGCAGACAGTGACACGTTGTGGCAACAACCACTGCCTGCTCTTTTACCTCTTGCGCAGCAGCAGGTGCGTCAGGCGATCAACGATACCGCTGCACCATTGTATGAAGGAACGCTGGATGGCCTGTTCTTCCAGCGTGCAGCTGAACAACCAACCGCCACCGCACTGGTTAGCAGCGAAGGTCGCTGGAGTTATCAGCAATTGAGCGAGTGGAGTATGGGGATTGCCGGACAATTGAGAGCTGCAGAGGTCAAGCCTGGTGACCGCGTGGCGGTGATAATGCATAAAGGCGCTGCGCAAATCGCCAGCTGTCTGGCGATTCAGGCAACAGGCGCAGCCTATGTACCGCTCTCTGCTGATACACCTGTAGCCCGTTTACAAACTATTATTTCCGGCAGTGATATACGCGTGCTGCTTACCCAGCCTGAGTATCAGGCACAACTGACGTGCATGGCCAGCACGGATGAGCATGCTGATGATACGAAAAGGGTTAACCCTCTGTTTGTTACTTTGGTAGTCGATGCTGCAGAGCCAGTTTGCGGCGATACGCTACCCGTTACCGGCCTTCAGGCTACTGATGCCGCTTATGTGATTTACACTTCAGGTTCCACTGGCGTGCCGAAAGGCGTACTGATTGACCATCGCGGTGCGGTGAATACGGTGCTGGATATCAATCAGCGTTTTGGTATCACAGCGAGCGATAGCGTGATAGGACTTTCAGCCCTGTGGTTTGACCTGTCAGTATGGGATATTTTCGGCACTTTAGCCGCTGGCGGTACGCTGGTACTACCGGAAGCCGATGCAACGCGTGACCCTGCTCGCTGGTTATCATTAATTAAAAGTGACAACGTCACAGCATGGAACTCTGTACCTGCTTTGCTTGACCTGCTGCTGGCCGAAGCTGATTATCATCAGCACGCTCTGGCGGGGCTTCGCTGTGTATTCCTTAGTGGTGACTGGATCCCGCTGAATTTGCCTGCGCGACTGCAACACCATGCGCCAGAGGCTACGCTGGTGGCCATGGGTGGCGCAACCGAAGCATCAATCTGGTCAAATTGGTTCATTGTCGGTGAGGTACAGCCACAGTGGAACAGCATTCCTTATGGATATCCACTGACTAATCAGGCATATCACGTACTGGATTGTCACCTGCGTGATCGACCGGATTATGTCACCGGTGACCTGTTTATCGCGGGTTGTGGTGTCGCACTGGGTTATGAAAATGATGCTGAACGCACCGCTGCCAGCTTTATCGAACATCGTGGCGAACGACTGTACCGAACCGGGGATCTGGCGCGTTACTGGCCGGATGGTACGCTGGAGTTTCTCGGCCGTTGCGATAACCAGGTGAAAATTGCCGGTAATCGTATCGAGCTGGGTGAAATAGAAGCCGCATTACAACAGCATCCTGCAATTCGTGATGCAGTCGTTGATACCATCGACAACGCACACGGTGAAAAACGTCTTGCAGCCTAG
- a CDS encoding hypothetical protein (ID:JIFNMEKO_01486;~source:Prodigal:2.6): MVGDFTAVTLLALDHQQPLSFAERASQVNGELLESLQHRSFSAVDVLREWNRGREQQALVGMPVVFTSQLGVNDPTKGAAASPLGEII; this comes from the coding sequence ATGGTGGGTGATTTCACGGCTGTGACCCTGTTGGCACTTGATCATCAACAGCCACTGAGCTTTGCCGAACGCGCCTCTCAGGTCAATGGCGAGCTATTAGAAAGCCTGCAACACCGTAGTTTCAGTGCCGTCGACGTATTACGTGAATGGAACCGTGGTCGTGAACAGCAGGCTTTGGTTGGCATGCCTGTGGTGTTCACCAGTCAGTTGGGAGTCAATGACCCGACTAAAGGCGCCGCGGCGAGTCCGCTGGGCGAGATTATTTAA